One window of the Carnobacterium maltaromaticum DSM 20342 genome contains the following:
- a CDS encoding aminoglycoside 6-adenylyltransferase → MRSEEEMYHLILQKAQLDERIRGVLLNGSRANKHVKPDRLQDFDIMYVVTELTSFIEDSRWVDYFGPRLIMQLPDESALFPNDTSKETFAYLMQFEDGNRIDLTLISSETVKKQTKLDSLTKVLLDKDQLFTNLPESDETDYLVSLPSEAEFNDCINEFWWVSTYVAKGLARKEITYAKAMLDGPVRDMFLLALNWKLVAQSNQPLNLGKNGKFLQSYLTTEEWRALLTTYSNGEIQSTWEALFNMCAFFMAISDYIELKLEYKNKTKQEKILTYLEKLKNNQ, encoded by the coding sequence ATGCGTAGTGAAGAAGAGATGTATCATCTGATCTTGCAAAAAGCACAACTAGATGAACGTATTAGAGGGGTCTTATTAAACGGGTCCCGTGCGAATAAACACGTGAAACCAGACAGGCTACAGGACTTTGATATTATGTATGTTGTCACAGAATTAACTAGTTTTATAGAGGATAGTCGATGGGTTGATTATTTTGGACCGCGGCTAATTATGCAATTACCAGATGAATCTGCACTTTTCCCAAACGATACCAGCAAAGAAACTTTTGCTTACTTAATGCAGTTTGAAGATGGAAATCGAATTGATCTGACTTTGATATCTAGTGAAACAGTGAAAAAACAAACCAAATTAGATAGTTTAACAAAAGTCTTACTAGATAAAGATCAATTATTTACTAACTTACCTGAATCAGATGAGACTGATTATCTCGTCTCTCTTCCTAGTGAAGCTGAATTTAATGACTGTATAAATGAATTTTGGTGGGTATCTACCTATGTTGCTAAAGGGCTTGCTCGAAAAGAAATAACTTATGCTAAAGCAATGCTTGATGGTCCAGTTCGTGATATGTTTTTATTAGCATTAAACTGGAAGCTTGTAGCTCAGTCAAACCAGCCCTTAAATTTAGGCAAAAATGGTAAATTTTTACAAAGCTATTTAACTACAGAAGAGTGGAGAGCACTATTAACAACCTATTCAAATGGCGAAATTCAATCGACTTGGGAAGCATTATTTAATATGTGTGCCTTTTTCATGGCTATATCTGATTATATTGAACTGAAATTAGAGTATAAAAATAAAACTAAGCAGGAAAAAATTCTTACTTACTTGGAGAAATTGAAGAATAACCAATAG
- a CDS encoding cysteine hydrolase family protein gives MADKSHSVLLVVDVQKAFNDVSWGERSNQTAESHIAELITLFRQNEIDVIHIKHQSNNPESLFYPEHITSEFKSEATPLKNELILTKTVNSAFIGTNLEEILHEKGITKLYIVGLTTPHCISTTTRMAANLGFKCYLVEDATASFELIGHTGIKYSANEVQELTVVTLNEEFAEILSTSQVKEQFE, from the coding sequence ATGGCTGATAAATCTCATTCGGTATTGCTTGTTGTGGATGTGCAAAAGGCATTTAATGATGTAAGTTGGGGTGAAAGAAGTAATCAAACTGCTGAGAGTCATATAGCCGAACTCATCACACTATTTCGTCAGAATGAAATAGACGTTATCCATATTAAACATCAATCAAATAATCCAGAATCATTATTTTATCCGGAGCACATAACCTCGGAATTTAAATCTGAAGCAACTCCATTAAAAAATGAACTTATTTTGACTAAGACGGTTAATAGTGCTTTTATAGGGACAAATTTAGAAGAAATACTCCATGAAAAAGGCATAACAAAGCTATATATTGTCGGATTAACTACACCTCATTGTATCTCTACAACAACAAGAATGGCAGCAAATCTAGGATTCAAATGCTATTTGGTTGAGGATGCGACAGCGTCGTTTGAACTGATTGGCCATACTGGAATAAAATATTCTGCTAATGAAGTTCAAGAACTAACTGTAGTTACACTGAATGAAGAGTTTGCTGAAATCTTGTCAACAAGTCAAGTAAAAGAACAGTTTGAGTAA
- a CDS encoding Nramp family divalent metal transporter, which translates to MSRKEELKEKHQSTGWLRKSHNISLEEVNNTVKIPQNAGFWRKLFAFMGPGALVAVGYVDPGNWATSIAGGSKFGYTLLSVILISNLIAMLLQEMSARLGIATDMDLAQATRNSVGKKPAIVLWILTELAIVATDIAEVIGSAIALNLLFNIPLLVGVAITTLDVLVLLLLQKKGFRIIESIVIVLMFTIFIVFLFEVILTRPDMAALLSGYIPSSQIVTDPSMLFIALGILGATVMPHNLYLHSSIIQTRQYERTLEGRKEAVKFAKIDSVFSLTGAFVINSLILILGASAFHGTGSVVAEIQDAYKLLSPTVGVAAASTLFAVALLASGQNSTITGTLSGQIVMEGFIHLRVAPWLRRVITRLIAVVPVFICTWLLGEGGTAQLLLWSQVILSLQLPFAVVPLVLYTSDKKKMGEFVNPTWIKILAWIATVVIIALNIFLVGYILITGQDLG; encoded by the coding sequence GCTTTTGGCGTAAGCTTTTTGCTTTTATGGGGCCAGGAGCGTTAGTTGCTGTAGGTTATGTCGATCCTGGTAACTGGGCAACCTCAATTGCTGGGGGTTCAAAGTTTGGTTATACATTATTAAGTGTCATCCTAATTTCTAATTTAATTGCGATGCTTTTACAAGAGATGTCGGCACGTTTAGGAATAGCTACAGACATGGATTTGGCCCAGGCGACTCGGAATTCAGTTGGGAAAAAACCAGCTATTGTTTTATGGATTTTAACTGAATTAGCTATTGTTGCTACAGATATTGCTGAAGTAATCGGTTCGGCTATTGCCTTGAATTTATTATTTAATATTCCCTTACTAGTTGGTGTCGCGATTACGACATTAGATGTACTCGTGTTGTTGCTACTTCAGAAGAAAGGGTTCAGAATTATTGAATCAATCGTTATTGTTTTAATGTTTACAATTTTTATTGTCTTCCTTTTTGAAGTTATTTTGACTAGACCTGATATGGCAGCCTTATTATCGGGCTATATTCCAAGTTCACAAATCGTGACGGATCCTAGTATGCTATTTATCGCATTAGGTATTTTGGGCGCGACAGTCATGCCTCATAATTTGTATCTACACTCTTCTATTATCCAGACTAGACAATATGAGCGGACACTAGAAGGACGTAAAGAAGCCGTTAAATTTGCAAAAATAGACTCTGTATTCTCTTTAACTGGAGCATTTGTGATTAACTCATTGATTTTGATTTTAGGAGCTTCTGCTTTTCACGGGACAGGCAGTGTCGTGGCTGAAATTCAAGATGCTTATAAATTATTAAGCCCAACTGTTGGAGTTGCGGCTGCTAGTACCTTGTTTGCTGTTGCTTTACTGGCTTCAGGGCAAAATTCAACGATAACAGGAACCTTAAGTGGACAAATTGTCATGGAAGGGTTTATCCATCTACGTGTCGCTCCCTGGTTACGTCGTGTGATTACCCGATTAATTGCTGTAGTTCCCGTATTTATCTGCACTTGGTTACTAGGCGAAGGCGGAACTGCGCAGCTATTACTTTGGAGTCAAGTTATCTTAAGTTTGCAATTGCCATTCGCCGTTGTTCCATTGGTCCTTTATACAAGTGATAAGAAAAAAATGGGTGAATTTGTGAATCCAACTTGGATCAAAATATTAGCTTGGATAGCAACTGTAGTGATTATTGCATTAAATATCTTTTTAGTCGGCTATATTTTGATTACAGGACAAGATTTAGGTTAA
- a CDS encoding TVP38/TMEM64 family protein has product MKVKIKTLFIVIGIILIGLLGYLLWHKFAPDIEMFFNPDVSKEILMNKVRSHGISTGVLLVLLTSIMCAIPGLPTSIIGVLIGICYGPLVGSMLNIIGNTLGNILSIFLIRKFKFIDKSKTSNHWVKTISRAKHPDIGITFAYMIPVIPSFLVNYTTTIMNVKAKRLIWMVLFGALPSSVLYAFGGDAFFKGNHEKAILLVASVLILILLVFLIEKDAKSDHSKIKK; this is encoded by the coding sequence ATGAAAGTCAAAATAAAGACCCTTTTTATTGTTATAGGTATAATTCTAATTGGTTTACTAGGTTATTTACTCTGGCACAAATTTGCACCCGATATCGAAATGTTTTTTAACCCAGATGTAAGTAAAGAAATTTTAATGAATAAAGTACGCTCCCATGGAATAAGTACAGGCGTCCTTTTAGTTTTACTAACAAGCATTATGTGTGCCATTCCGGGACTGCCAACTTCAATTATAGGTGTCTTGATTGGAATCTGTTACGGCCCATTAGTTGGAAGTATGTTAAATATTATTGGTAACACATTAGGGAATATTCTTTCTATTTTTTTAATTAGAAAATTTAAGTTTATAGACAAATCTAAAACTTCAAATCATTGGGTTAAAACTATTTCTAGAGCAAAACATCCTGATATTGGGATTACTTTTGCCTATATGATTCCGGTAATACCTTCTTTTTTAGTTAATTATACGACTACAATTATGAACGTGAAAGCCAAACGCTTAATTTGGATGGTACTTTTCGGTGCATTGCCGTCTTCAGTCCTATACGCTTTTGGTGGAGATGCTTTTTTCAAAGGAAACCATGAAAAAGCGATTTTATTAGTCGCCAGTGTGCTTATTTTAATTTTATTAGTTTTCCTAATCGAAAAAGATGCGAAATCGGATCATTCCAAAATAAAAAAATAA
- a CDS encoding ECF transporter S component, with the protein MGRDKNNTYRIAILGMLTAIILIQNFVPVMGYIPIPPLNPTIIHITVIIAAITLGYKDGMILGGIWGVACIIRAFTFPTTPLDLLLFTNPVIAIVPRILVGLVAGYVYQILQRTAVKDTFAMIISAILGSLTNTILVLTFIYIFYRQEYAAFVQVDVGSLLVVLGTVVITSGLAEAIAAAVIVPLVAKPLKHFVLK; encoded by the coding sequence ATGGGTAGAGACAAAAATAATACCTATCGAATTGCCATTTTAGGCATGCTAACAGCAATTATATTGATTCAAAATTTTGTACCAGTGATGGGATATATTCCAATTCCTCCACTAAACCCAACCATCATTCATATTACAGTAATTATCGCTGCTATCACATTAGGCTATAAAGACGGTATGATTCTAGGTGGCATTTGGGGTGTTGCCTGTATTATCAGAGCGTTTACGTTTCCAACTACACCACTAGATTTATTGTTATTTACGAATCCAGTGATCGCAATTGTTCCGAGAATTCTAGTAGGTTTGGTAGCAGGATATGTGTATCAAATACTACAAAGAACAGCAGTAAAAGATACATTTGCTATGATAATTTCAGCAATACTAGGCTCTTTAACGAATACTATTTTAGTTTTAACCTTCATTTATATCTTTTATCGCCAAGAATATGCGGCATTTGTTCAAGTTGATGTGGGCAGTTTATTAGTTGTTTTAGGAACAGTAGTCATCACTAGCGGATTGGCTGAAGCAATTGCAGCAGCTGTGATTGTGCCTCTTGTAGCTAAGCCTTTAAAGCATTTTGTTTTGAAATGA
- a CDS encoding S66 family peptidase: MLKKGDTIGIIACSNGKKLSQKKKIDELINLLATQFSLTVIEAATIYEKNEFPFSGTPSERAQALMQLYLNPSVVMIFDISGGNVANEILPYLDFKQIEKQRKLFVGYSDLTVILNALYTKTTCSGINYQLLNLVGEEQTSQLAYFNDYFFHNKRQTSITAQWLSSSSPITNIIKGTLIGGNIRCLLKLAGTDYLPNCQNKLLFLEANSGDIPAMATYLAQLDQIGYLQQCQAVILGQFTEIEAQKQTTAFYKLVSSYLMNYQKPILMTHEIGHSASSKALSIGEIVYFDEDHGKLRMTLADDK, translated from the coding sequence ATGTTAAAAAAAGGAGATACAATCGGCATTATTGCTTGCTCTAACGGAAAAAAACTAAGTCAAAAAAAGAAGATTGACGAACTAATTAACTTATTAGCAACGCAGTTTTCTTTGACTGTTATTGAGGCTGCTACAATTTATGAAAAAAATGAGTTCCCTTTTAGTGGAACACCCTCGGAAAGAGCTCAGGCATTAATGCAGCTTTATCTAAATCCCTCTGTTGTCATGATTTTTGATATTTCAGGAGGGAATGTAGCCAATGAAATTTTGCCTTATTTGGATTTTAAACAGATTGAAAAGCAGCGGAAATTATTTGTTGGATATAGTGACTTAACTGTGATTTTAAATGCATTATATACTAAAACAACATGTAGCGGAATTAATTATCAACTCCTTAACTTAGTTGGAGAAGAACAGACTTCTCAATTAGCGTATTTCAATGATTATTTTTTTCATAATAAAAGACAAACATCAATAACGGCCCAATGGCTTAGTTCTTCGAGTCCAATCACAAATATAATAAAAGGAACCCTAATAGGAGGGAATATTCGTTGCTTACTTAAACTTGCTGGAACCGACTATTTACCTAATTGTCAAAATAAATTACTTTTTTTAGAAGCAAACAGTGGGGATATCCCAGCTATGGCAACTTACCTGGCTCAATTGGATCAAATTGGTTATTTGCAACAATGCCAAGCTGTGATACTAGGTCAGTTTACAGAGATTGAAGCACAAAAACAAACTACAGCTTTTTATAAACTTGTGTCTTCTTATTTAATGAATTATCAAAAACCTATTCTAATGACACATGAAATTGGGCATAGTGCATCTTCAAAAGCCTTATCGATTGGGGAAATTGTTTATTTTGATGAAGACCATGGTAAATTAAGAATGACTCTAGCTGATGATAAATAA
- a CDS encoding ECF transporter S component, which translates to MNNTKNKTYRIAILGILTAIIFIQSFVPMLGYIPIPPLNPTIIHITVIIAALSLGTKEGVILGGVWGLTRWAKVFLMPGPLDPIIFINPIITILPRILVGFIAGYAFYLLRRKLKESSAMVIASVLASLTNTILVLFFIYIFNGADYAAAMKVDVSGLLKVLGTVVLTNGLAEALAAGIIAPIVARTLKKIVH; encoded by the coding sequence TTGAACAATACAAAAAATAAAACATATAGAATTGCAATTTTAGGTATTTTAACCGCTATTATTTTCATTCAAAGCTTTGTTCCAATGTTAGGGTATATTCCTATTCCACCATTAAATCCAACGATTATTCATATTACTGTTATTATTGCGGCTTTGTCATTGGGAACGAAAGAAGGAGTCATTCTTGGTGGTGTGTGGGGCTTAACTCGTTGGGCAAAGGTCTTTTTAATGCCTGGTCCGTTAGATCCGATTATCTTTATTAATCCTATTATTACAATTTTACCAAGAATTTTAGTAGGTTTTATTGCAGGATATGCTTTTTATTTACTAAGAAGAAAATTAAAAGAAAGTTCAGCGATGGTCATAGCCTCTGTATTAGCTTCTTTAACCAACACTATTTTAGTTTTATTCTTTATTTATATCTTTAATGGTGCAGATTATGCGGCAGCTATGAAAGTTGATGTTAGTGGGTTACTGAAAGTATTAGGGACAGTCGTTTTAACAAATGGCCTCGCAGAAGCTCTCGCAGCAGGTATTATTGCACCTATTGTGGCTCGAACCTTAAAAAAAATTGTTCACTAA
- a CDS encoding RidA family protein, with product MNTIIRKNPRTMPAPVGEYSHVTIVPKNSTLYTFSGQIGTDLSGFISEDHEKQVEDTFKNIERALLSEELTSDNIIKVNVWSVDEINWDHFYDMWGKLFSVNPSMTIAYVTALGLPEIKIEIEILAAKPE from the coding sequence ATGAACACAATTATTCGAAAAAACCCAAGGACTATGCCTGCTCCAGTAGGCGAATACAGCCATGTAACTATTGTACCAAAAAATAGTACATTGTATACTTTTTCTGGTCAAATTGGAACTGATCTGTCTGGATTTATTTCTGAAGATCATGAAAAACAAGTTGAGGATACGTTCAAAAATATTGAACGAGCATTACTATCTGAAGAGCTAACATCAGATAATATTATTAAAGTAAATGTCTGGTCTGTTGATGAAATCAATTGGGACCATTTTTACGATATGTGGGGCAAATTATTTTCCGTCAACCCTTCAATGACAATCGCATATGTAACTGCTCTAGGACTTCCAGAAATTAAAATAGAAATTGAGATTCTAGCAGCTAAACCAGAATAA